The Xenopus tropicalis strain Nigerian chromosome 2, UCB_Xtro_10.0, whole genome shotgun sequence genome window below encodes:
- the ipo5 gene encoding importin-5 yields the protein MAAEQQQFYLLLGNLLSPENGTRKQAEETYETIPGPSKITFLLQAIRNGAVAEEVRQMAAVLLRRLLSSSFEEVYPSLPVDLQTAIKSELLLAIQVESQSSMRKKTCDIVAELARNLIDDDGNNQWPEALKFLFDSVSSQDDGLREAALHIFWNFPGIFGNQQQHYLEVIKRMLVQCMQEQNHPVIRTLSARAAGAFVLANEHNIPLLKHFSDLLPGILQSVNESCYQNDDSVLKSLVEIADTVPKFLRPHLEATLQLSLKLCADRTLSNMQRQLALEVIVTLSETAAAMLRKHTTIVAQAIPQMLAMMVDLDDDDDWSNADELEDDDFDSNAVAGESALDRMACGLGGKIVLPMIKEHIMQMLQNPDWKYRHAGLMALSAIGEGCHQQMEGILNEMVNFVLLFLQDPHPRVRYAACNAIGQMATDFAPAFQKKFHEKVIASLLQTMEDQANPRVQAHAAAALINFTEDCPKSLLIPYLDNLVKHLHSIMVVKLQELIQKGTKLVLEQVVTSIASVADTAEEKFVPYYDSFMPSLKHIVENAVQKELRLLRGKTIECISLIGLAVGKEKFMQDASDVMQLLLKTQTDFSDLEDDDPQISYMISAWARMCKILGKEFQQYLPVVMGPLMKTASIKPEVALLDTQDMEGMSEDDGWEFVNLGDQQSFGIKTAGLEEKATACQMLVCYAKELKEGFADYTEQVVKLMVPLLKFYFHDGVRVAAAESMPLLLECARVRGPEYLTQMWHFMCDALIKGIGTEPDSDVLSEIMHSLAKCIEVMGDGCLNNEHFEELGGILKSKLEEHFKNQELRQVKRQDEDYDEQVEESLQDEDDNDVYILTKVSDILHSIFSSYKEKILPWFEQLLPLIVNLICPHRPWPDRQWGLCIFDDVIEHCSPSSFKYAEYFLRPLLQSICDNSPEVRQAAAYGVGVMAQFGGDNYRPFCTALPLLVGVIQAPDSKTKENINATENCISAVGKIMKFRPDCVNVEEVLPHWLSWLPLHEDKEEAVHTFNFLCDLIESNNPIVLGPNNSNLPKIFSIIADGGVHESIKNEDVCGKRLANVIRQVQASGVLFTECVSQLNAAQQKALQDLLSTA from the exons ATGGCGGCCGAGCAGCAACAGTTCTACTTGCTCTTAGGTAACCTGCTCAGCCCCGAGAACGGCACCAGAAAGCAAGCAGAG GAAACCTACGAGACCATCCCTGGGCCATCcaaaatcacatttcttttgCAAGCTATCAGGAATGGAGCTGTTGCAGAAGAG GTAAGACAGATGGCAGCTGTCTTACTGCGACGTCTCTTGTCCTCCTCATTTGAAGAAGTTTATCCTTCCCTTCCTGTTGACCTCCAAACTGCCATCAAAAGCGAACTTCTGCTTGCCATTCAAGTGGAATCTCAGTCTAGTATGCGGAAGAAGACATGTGATATTGTCGCAGAGCTGGCCAGAAACCTAATAG ATGATGATGGAAATAACCAGTGGCCTGAAGCATTAAAGTTTCTTTTTGACTCTGTAAGTTCCCAAGATGATGGACTGCGTGAGGCAGCACTACACATCTTCTG GAACTTCCCTGGAATTTTTGGAAACCAACAGCAACATTACCTTGAAGTTATCAAGAGAATGCTTGTGCAGTGCATGCAAGAGCAAAATCATCCTGTA ATCAGAACACTGTCTGCTAGAGCTGCAGGTGCATTTGTGCTTGCTAATGAGCACAATATTCCCCTGCTGAAGCACTTCTCAGACTTGCTGCCAGGTATACTGCAG tctgtaAATGAATCCTGTTACCAGAATGACGACTCTGTCCTAAAATCACTGGTTGAGATTGCAGACACTGTACCAAAATTTTTAAGACCACATCTGGAAGCAACCTTACAACTGAGCCTGAAG CTTTGTGCAGACCGAACACTGAGCAATATGCAGAGACAACTGGCCCTGGAAGTCATTGTCACCCTTTCGGAGACCGCAGCAGCTATGTTAAGAAAACATACAACTATTGTTGCTCAGGCGA tccctCAGATGTTGGCAATGATGGTGGatttagatgatgatgatgactggTCAAATGCAGATGAGCTGGAAGATGATGATTTTGACAG TAATGCTGTTGCTGGAGAAAGTGCCTTGGACAGAATGGCATGTGGCCTGGGGGGGAAAATTGTTCTTCCAATGATTAAAGAGCACATTATGCAAATGCTTCAAAACC CTGACTGGAAGTATAGGCATGCTGGGCTTATGGCATTGTCAGCCATTGGGGAAGGTTGTCACCAGCAGATGGAGGGCATTCTTAATGAGATGGTCAATTTTGTACTGCTCTTCCTTCAAGATCCT catcctCGAGTACGTTATGCTGCATGTAATGCCATTGGCCAGATGGCTACTGACTTTGCTCCTGCTTTCCAGAAGAAGTTTCATGAGAAG GTTATTGCAAGTCTTCTGCAAACTATGGAAGACCAAGCAAATCCACGCGTTCAGGCTCATGCAGCAGCTGCTCTCATTAACTTCACCGAAGACTGTCCAAAGTCCCTTCTTATTCCATACCTTGATAATCTTGTAAAGCACTTGCACTCAATTATGGTGGTGAAACTTCAGGAG CTGATCCAGAAAGGAACAAAACTTGTCTTGGAACAAGTTGTAACCTCAATAGCATCTGTTGCAGACACTGCTGAGGAAAAGTTTGTTCCATATTATGATTCGTTTATGCCTTCACTGAAACACATTGTTGAAAATGCTGTACAAAAGGAACTTCGACTACTGAGAGGCAAAACTATCGAGTGCATCAGTTTGATTGGTTTAGCTGTTGGGAAAGAGAAG TTTATGCAAGATGCTTCAGATGTCATGCAGTTGTTGCTGAAGACGCAAACTGATTTCAGTGATTTGGAAGATGATGACCCTCAG ATTTCCTATATGATCTCTGCCTGGGCAAGAATGTGCAAAATTCTGGGAAAGGAATTCCAGCAATATCTTCCAGTGGTCATGGGTCCTTTGATGAAGACGGCATCTATAAAACCTGAAGTGGCCCTACTTGATA CGCAAGACATGGAAGGCATGAGTGAGGATGATGGTTGGGAATTTGTtaatcttggtgatcagcaaagtTTTGGAATCAAAACGGCAGGCCTTGAAGAAAAAGCGACAGCTTGTCAGATGTTG GTTTGCTACGCAAAAGAACTCAAAGAAGGATTTGCAGACTATACAGAACAAGTTGTTAAGCTAATGGTCCCATTGCTAAAATTCTATTTCCACGATG GTGTTAGAGTGGCAGCTGCAGAATCCATGCCTTTACTTTTGGAGTGCGCCAGGGTTCGTGGTCCAGAGTACTTGACCCAAATGTGGCATTTTATGTGTGATGCTCTTATCAAGGGAATTGGAACAGAACCAGACTCTGACGTTCTTTCAGAAATAATGCATTCTCTTGCAAAA TGCATTGAGGTAATGGGTGATGGGTGCTTAAACAATGAACACTTTGAAGAGCTTGGTGGAATACTGAAGAGCAAACTAGAAGAGCACTTTAAAAACCAGGAACTCAGACAAG TGAAAAGACAAGATGAAGATTATGATGAGCAGGTTGAGGAGTCGTTACAAGATGAA gaTGACAATGATGTTTACATTCTGACTAAAGTATCAGACATTTTGCACTCTATATTCAGCAGCTACAAGGAGAAGATTTTGCCATGGTTTGAGCAGTTGTTGCCTTTGATTGTTAACTTAATT TGTCCTCACAGGCCTTGGCCCGACAGACAATGGGGACTTTGTATTTTTGACGATGTCATAGAACATTGCAGCCCATCCTCCTTTAAATATGCAGAGTATTTCCTGAGGCCACTGCTACAGTCAATTTGTGACAACAGCCCTGAAGTTAGGCAAGCTGCTGCTTATGGTGTTGGTGTAATGGCACAATTTGGAGGTGACAACTATCGCCCCTTCTGCACAG CTCTTCCTTTGCTTGTTGGGGTTATCCAGGCTCCAGATTCAAAAACCAAAGAGAATATTAATGCAACGGAAAACTGCATTTCTGCAGTCGGAAAAATCATGAAGTTCCGACCAGATTGTGTTAATGTGGAAGAAgtcctgccacactggttgtcatGGCTGCCCCTGCATGAGGACAAAGAAGAAGCTGTTCACACTTTCAACTTCCTTTGTGACCTCATTGAAAG CAACAATCCAATTGTCCTTGGACCTAACAACTCAAATTTACCCAAGATCTTCAGTATAATAGCAGATGGTGGTGTTCATGAatctattaaaaatgaagacGTATGTGGAAAACGGCTTGCAAATGTCATCCGACAAGTTCAG
- the ipo5 gene encoding importin-5 isoform X1, producing MAAEQQQFYLLLGNLLSPENGTRKQAEETYETIPGPSKITFLLQAIRNGAVAEEVRQMAAVLLRRLLSSSFEEVYPSLPVDLQTAIKSELLLAIQVESQSSMRKKTCDIVAELARNLIDDDGNNQWPEALKFLFDSVSSQDDGLREAALHIFWNFPGIFGNQQQHYLEVIKRMLVQCMQEQNHPVIRTLSARAAGAFVLANEHNIPLLKHFSDLLPGILQSVNESCYQNDDSVLKSLVEIADTVPKFLRPHLEATLQLSLKLCADRTLSNMQRQLALEVIVTLSETAAAMLRKHTTIVAQAIPQMLAMMVDLDDDDDWSNADELEDDDFDSNAVAGESALDRMACGLGGKIVLPMIKEHIMQMLQNPDWKYRHAGLMALSAIGEGCHQQMEGILNEMVNFVLLFLQDPHPRVRYAACNAIGQMATDFAPAFQKKFHEKVIASLLQTMEDQANPRVQAHAAAALINFTEDCPKSLLIPYLDNLVKHLHSIMVVKLQELIQKGTKLVLEQVVTSIASVADTAEEKFVPYYDSFMPSLKHIVENAVQKELRLLRGKTIECISLIGLAVGKEKFMQDASDVMQLLLKTQTDFSDLEDDDPQISYMISAWARMCKILGKEFQQYLPVVMGPLMKTASIKPEVALLDTQDMEGMSEDDGWEFVNLGDQQSFGIKTAGLEEKATACQMLVCYAKELKEGFADYTEQVVKLMVPLLKFYFHDGVRVAAAESMPLLLECARVRGPEYLTQMWHFMCDALIKGIGTEPDSDVLSEIMHSLAKCIEVMGDGCLNNEHFEELGGILKSKLEEHFKNQELRQVKRQDEDYDEQVEESLQDEDDNDVYILTKVSDILHSIFSSYKEKILPWFEQLLPLIVNLICPHRPWPDRQWGLCIFDDVIEHCSPSSFKYAEYFLRPLLQSICDNSPEVRQAAAYGVGVMAQFGGDNYRPFCTEALPLLVGVIQAPDSKTKENINATENCISAVGKIMKFRPDCVNVEEVLPHWLSWLPLHEDKEEAVHTFNFLCDLIESNNPIVLGPNNSNLPKIFSIIADGGVHESIKNEDVCGKRLANVIRQVQASGVLFTECVSQLNAAQQKALQDLLSTA from the exons ATGGCGGCCGAGCAGCAACAGTTCTACTTGCTCTTAGGTAACCTGCTCAGCCCCGAGAACGGCACCAGAAAGCAAGCAGAG GAAACCTACGAGACCATCCCTGGGCCATCcaaaatcacatttcttttgCAAGCTATCAGGAATGGAGCTGTTGCAGAAGAG GTAAGACAGATGGCAGCTGTCTTACTGCGACGTCTCTTGTCCTCCTCATTTGAAGAAGTTTATCCTTCCCTTCCTGTTGACCTCCAAACTGCCATCAAAAGCGAACTTCTGCTTGCCATTCAAGTGGAATCTCAGTCTAGTATGCGGAAGAAGACATGTGATATTGTCGCAGAGCTGGCCAGAAACCTAATAG ATGATGATGGAAATAACCAGTGGCCTGAAGCATTAAAGTTTCTTTTTGACTCTGTAAGTTCCCAAGATGATGGACTGCGTGAGGCAGCACTACACATCTTCTG GAACTTCCCTGGAATTTTTGGAAACCAACAGCAACATTACCTTGAAGTTATCAAGAGAATGCTTGTGCAGTGCATGCAAGAGCAAAATCATCCTGTA ATCAGAACACTGTCTGCTAGAGCTGCAGGTGCATTTGTGCTTGCTAATGAGCACAATATTCCCCTGCTGAAGCACTTCTCAGACTTGCTGCCAGGTATACTGCAG tctgtaAATGAATCCTGTTACCAGAATGACGACTCTGTCCTAAAATCACTGGTTGAGATTGCAGACACTGTACCAAAATTTTTAAGACCACATCTGGAAGCAACCTTACAACTGAGCCTGAAG CTTTGTGCAGACCGAACACTGAGCAATATGCAGAGACAACTGGCCCTGGAAGTCATTGTCACCCTTTCGGAGACCGCAGCAGCTATGTTAAGAAAACATACAACTATTGTTGCTCAGGCGA tccctCAGATGTTGGCAATGATGGTGGatttagatgatgatgatgactggTCAAATGCAGATGAGCTGGAAGATGATGATTTTGACAG TAATGCTGTTGCTGGAGAAAGTGCCTTGGACAGAATGGCATGTGGCCTGGGGGGGAAAATTGTTCTTCCAATGATTAAAGAGCACATTATGCAAATGCTTCAAAACC CTGACTGGAAGTATAGGCATGCTGGGCTTATGGCATTGTCAGCCATTGGGGAAGGTTGTCACCAGCAGATGGAGGGCATTCTTAATGAGATGGTCAATTTTGTACTGCTCTTCCTTCAAGATCCT catcctCGAGTACGTTATGCTGCATGTAATGCCATTGGCCAGATGGCTACTGACTTTGCTCCTGCTTTCCAGAAGAAGTTTCATGAGAAG GTTATTGCAAGTCTTCTGCAAACTATGGAAGACCAAGCAAATCCACGCGTTCAGGCTCATGCAGCAGCTGCTCTCATTAACTTCACCGAAGACTGTCCAAAGTCCCTTCTTATTCCATACCTTGATAATCTTGTAAAGCACTTGCACTCAATTATGGTGGTGAAACTTCAGGAG CTGATCCAGAAAGGAACAAAACTTGTCTTGGAACAAGTTGTAACCTCAATAGCATCTGTTGCAGACACTGCTGAGGAAAAGTTTGTTCCATATTATGATTCGTTTATGCCTTCACTGAAACACATTGTTGAAAATGCTGTACAAAAGGAACTTCGACTACTGAGAGGCAAAACTATCGAGTGCATCAGTTTGATTGGTTTAGCTGTTGGGAAAGAGAAG TTTATGCAAGATGCTTCAGATGTCATGCAGTTGTTGCTGAAGACGCAAACTGATTTCAGTGATTTGGAAGATGATGACCCTCAG ATTTCCTATATGATCTCTGCCTGGGCAAGAATGTGCAAAATTCTGGGAAAGGAATTCCAGCAATATCTTCCAGTGGTCATGGGTCCTTTGATGAAGACGGCATCTATAAAACCTGAAGTGGCCCTACTTGATA CGCAAGACATGGAAGGCATGAGTGAGGATGATGGTTGGGAATTTGTtaatcttggtgatcagcaaagtTTTGGAATCAAAACGGCAGGCCTTGAAGAAAAAGCGACAGCTTGTCAGATGTTG GTTTGCTACGCAAAAGAACTCAAAGAAGGATTTGCAGACTATACAGAACAAGTTGTTAAGCTAATGGTCCCATTGCTAAAATTCTATTTCCACGATG GTGTTAGAGTGGCAGCTGCAGAATCCATGCCTTTACTTTTGGAGTGCGCCAGGGTTCGTGGTCCAGAGTACTTGACCCAAATGTGGCATTTTATGTGTGATGCTCTTATCAAGGGAATTGGAACAGAACCAGACTCTGACGTTCTTTCAGAAATAATGCATTCTCTTGCAAAA TGCATTGAGGTAATGGGTGATGGGTGCTTAAACAATGAACACTTTGAAGAGCTTGGTGGAATACTGAAGAGCAAACTAGAAGAGCACTTTAAAAACCAGGAACTCAGACAAG TGAAAAGACAAGATGAAGATTATGATGAGCAGGTTGAGGAGTCGTTACAAGATGAA gaTGACAATGATGTTTACATTCTGACTAAAGTATCAGACATTTTGCACTCTATATTCAGCAGCTACAAGGAGAAGATTTTGCCATGGTTTGAGCAGTTGTTGCCTTTGATTGTTAACTTAATT TGTCCTCACAGGCCTTGGCCCGACAGACAATGGGGACTTTGTATTTTTGACGATGTCATAGAACATTGCAGCCCATCCTCCTTTAAATATGCAGAGTATTTCCTGAGGCCACTGCTACAGTCAATTTGTGACAACAGCCCTGAAGTTAGGCAAGCTGCTGCTTATGGTGTTGGTGTAATGGCACAATTTGGAGGTGACAACTATCGCCCCTTCTGCACAG AAGCTCTTCCTTTGCTTGTTGGGGTTATCCAGGCTCCAGATTCAAAAACCAAAGAGAATATTAATGCAACGGAAAACTGCATTTCTGCAGTCGGAAAAATCATGAAGTTCCGACCAGATTGTGTTAATGTGGAAGAAgtcctgccacactggttgtcatGGCTGCCCCTGCATGAGGACAAAGAAGAAGCTGTTCACACTTTCAACTTCCTTTGTGACCTCATTGAAAG CAACAATCCAATTGTCCTTGGACCTAACAACTCAAATTTACCCAAGATCTTCAGTATAATAGCAGATGGTGGTGTTCATGAatctattaaaaatgaagacGTATGTGGAAAACGGCTTGCAAATGTCATCCGACAAGTTCAG